Proteins encoded in a region of the Quercus lobata isolate SW786 chromosome 8, ValleyOak3.0 Primary Assembly, whole genome shotgun sequence genome:
- the LOC115955257 gene encoding CLAVATA3/ESR (CLE)-related protein 5-like: protein MANSIILRVTILIIIFSSLFMSSQARILHWHKVLQKSKDSQKLLHLGFDLSNLDHFQRRLVVEPYHDQVVPGGPDHQHHL, encoded by the coding sequence ATGGCTAATAGCATCATTCTTCGGGTGACTATACTCATAATCATATTCTCCTCACTCTTCATGAGTTCACAGGCACGTATTCTTCACTGGCACAAGGTTTTGCAGAAAAGCAAAGACAGCCAAAAACTTCTCCATTTAGGTTTTGATCTCTCCAACCTTGATCATTTTCAAAGGAGGTTAGTCGTGGAGCCATATCATGACCAAGTTGTACCCGGAGGACCAGACCATCAGCATCACTTGTAA